A region from the Mercenaria mercenaria strain notata chromosome 7, MADL_Memer_1, whole genome shotgun sequence genome encodes:
- the LOC123554939 gene encoding sex peptide receptor-like: protein MENITVSTNIYNSTESNDEISTADVTADNDSFIADDSSAYNYDYENSTYYYYEYYEDYYLEIYNFEIYALGYVQPILILLTTLTNLFIVGFFLTKKNRGKTTNLLFISIALSDTMTSITLLPNGFGVYAADRVFLSRDWCNTYMILRFYVSPVFHTVSVWQTVVLCIQRYMCVCHPFISGRICTFWKTFASIGVMYCLATVMHVYHLVNNKLGHVRCRWQTEIPCKESCMYLWFCVTLQHLLPCIVLVILTVITIKELEKAQRRVSTMSHRRSVSRSARDKIITYTAAFIVLMFLIPELPHGIYRLVFLVFKHEGNYNGIPPFHNHIIICVYEIVLTISFNANFWIYCFMMRDFRHKVLKLLTCGAFKRGLARLRSLSMSSRGSVRTTLSRSSSNASRNRVFSRTTSLHSTASENVHAVIPLTPTRGYDKINYHEQSAMKAKEDDTNDDVFM from the coding sequence ATGGAGAATATAACAGTTTCTACAAACATCTATAATTCTACTGAAAGCAATGATGAGATTTCAACAGCTGATGTAACTGCTGATAATGACTCGTTTATAGCGGACGATTCCTCCGCGTATAACTACGATTATGAAAACAgtacttattattattatgaatattATGAAGACTATTATCTCGAAATCTACAATTTTGAGATATACGCGCTTGGATACGTTCAGCCAATACTTATTCTTCTGACAACGCTGACGAATTTATTCATTGTCGGGTTTTTCCTGACCAAGAAAAACAGAGGAAAGACGACAAACCTCTTGTTTATAAGCATAGCGCTCTCCGATACAATGACCAGCATCACGTTACTGCCGAATGGTTTCGGTGTCTATGCAGCTGATCGAGTTTTCCTTTCCAGAGACTGGTGTAACACTTACATGATCCTGAGATTTTATGTCTCTCCGGTGTTCCATACAGTTTCCGTCTGGCAGACGGTAGTTTTGTGTATCCAGAGATACATGTGTGTTTGTCATCCATTTATTTCGGGACGGATATGTACATTCTGGAAAACGTTTGCAAGCATCGGTGTAATGTATTGCTTGGCTACAGTAATGCACGTGTACCACTTGGTGAACAATAAACTTGGACATGTCAGATGCCGATGGCAAACGGAAATCCCTTGCAAGGAGTCATGCATGTATTTGTGGTTCTGTGTAACATTACAACACCTCCTTCCTTGTATTGTGTTGGTCATATTGACCGTTATCACGATAAAAGAACTTGAAAAGGCGCAAAGAAGGGTGTCAACGATGTCCCACAGGAGAAGTGTCAGCCGCTCTGCACGAGATAAAATCATTACCTACACCGCCGCTTTTATTGTGCTAATGTTCCTCATACCGGAACTCCCGCATGGCATATATAGACTGGTGTTTTTAGTCTTCAAACACGAAGGTAATTACAATGGAATCCCACCATTTCATAACCACATCATAATATGCGTGTATGAAATTGTACTAACAATAAGCTTCAACGCCAACTTCTGGATCTATTGCTTCATGATGCGTGACTTCCGGCACAAGGTGTTAAAGCTTCTAACCTGCGGAGCTTTCAAACGGGGCTTAGCCAGGCTTCGATCGCTTTCAATGTCATCTAGAGGCAGCGTAAGAACAACGCTCTCGCGCAGTAGTTCAAACGCCAGCAGAAACAGGGTATTCAGTAGGACAACTTCCTTGCACTCCACGGCGTCGGAGAATGTCCATGCAGTCATTCCATTGACACCAACAAGAGGATACGATAAAATCAACTATCATGAGCAGTCAGCCATGAAAGCAAAAGAAGATGACACGAATGATGACGTTTTTATGTAG
- the LOC128558200 gene encoding sex peptide receptor-like — translation MENITVSTDIYYSTESNDTISTDNASFIADNSSTFNYDYENSSYYYYYEYYENYYLEIYNFEIYALGYVQPILILLTTLTNLFVVGFFLTKKNRGKATNLLFVSIAFSDTMTGITLLPNGFGVYAADRVFLSREWCNTYMILRFYVSRVFHTVSVWQTVVLCIQRYMCVCHPFISGRICTFWKTFASIVVMYCLAIVMHVYHLVNNKLGHFRCRWQTEIPCKESCMYLWFCVTLQHLLPCILLVMLTVITIKELEKAQRRVSTMSHRRSVSRSARDKIITYTAALIVLMFLIPELPHGIYRLVFLIFKHEGNYNGISPIHNHIIICVYEIVLTISFNANFWIYCFMMRDFRHKVLKLLTCGAFKRGLARLRSLSMSSRGSVRTTLSRSSSNASRNRVFSRTTSLHSTASENVHAVIPLTPTRGYDNINYHEQSAMKAKEDDTNDEQSAMKTKEDDTNDDVFM, via the coding sequence ATGGAGAATATAACAGTTTCTACAGACATCTATTATTCTACTGAAAGCAATGATACGATTTCCACTGATAATGCCTCGTTTATAGCGGACAATTCCTCCACGTTTAACTACGATTATGAAAACagttcttattattattattatgaatattATGAAAACTATTATCTCGAAATCTACAATTTTGAGATATACGCGCTTGGATACGTTCAGCCAATACTTATTCTTCTGACAACACTGACAAATTTATTCGTTGTCGGATTTTTCCTGACCAAGAAAAACAGAGGAAAGGCGACAAACCTCTTGTTTGTAAGCATAGCGTTCTCCGATACAATGACCGGCATCACGTTACTGCCGAATGGTTTCGGCGTCTATGCAGCTGATCGAGTCTTCCTTTCCAGAGAATGGTGTAACACTTACATGATCCTGAGATTTTATGTGTCTCGAGTTTTCCATACTGTTTCCGTCTGGCAGACGGTAGTTTTGTGTATCCAGAGATACATGTGTGTTTGTCATCCATTCATTTCGGGACGTATATGTACTTTCTGGAAAACGTTTGCAAGCATCGTTGTAATGTATTGCTTGGCTATAGTAATGCACGTGTACCACTTGGTGAACAATAAACTTGGACATTTCAGATGCCGATGGCAGACGGAAATCCCCTGCAAGGAGTCATGCATGTATTTGTGGTTCTGTGTAACATTACAACACCTCCTTCCTTGTATTTTGTTGGTAATGTTGACCGTTATCACGATAAAAGAACTTGAAAAGGCTCAAAGAAGGGTGTCAACGATGTCCCACAGGAGAAGTGTCAGCCGTTCTGCACgagataaaatcattacttacACCGCCGCTCTTATTGTGCTAATGTTCCTCATACCGGAACTTCCACATGGCATATATAGACTGGTGTTTTTAATCTTCAAACACGAAGGTAATTACAATGGAATCTCACCAATTCATAACCACATCATAATATGCGTGTATGAAATTGTACTAACAATAAGCTTCAACGCCAACTTCTGGATCTATTGCTTCATGATGCGTGACTTCCGGCACAAGGTGTTAAAACTTCTAACATGCGGAGCTTTCAAACGGGGCTTAGCCAGGCTTCGATCGCTTTCAATGTCATCTAGAGGCAGCGTAAGAACAACGCTCTCGCGCAGTAGTTCAAACGCCAGCAGAAACAGGGTATTCAGTAGGACAACTTCCTTGCACTCAACGGCGTCGGAGAATGTCCATGCAGTTATTCCATTGACACCAACAAGAGGATACGATAATATCAATTATCATGAGCAGTCAGCCATGAAAGCAAAAGAAGATGACACGAATGATGAGCAGTCAGCCATGAAAACAAAAGAAGATGACACGAATGATGACGTTTTTATGTAG
- the LOC123554937 gene encoding sex peptide receptor-like produces the protein MENITVSTDIYYSTESNDDISTADVTAGNGSFSVNDAFAYYYDDNTTATFNTSSYYYDEYYEDYYLEIFNFEIYTLGYVQPILILLTTVTNLFVVGFFLTKENRGKATNLLFVSIAFSDTMTGIALLPNGFGVYEADRDYLTREWCNTYMILRFYVSPVFHTVSVWQTVVLCIQRYLCVCHPFISGRICTFWKTFASIVVMYCLALVMHVYHLVDNKIGHFRCRWQMEIPCKESCMYLWFCVTLQHLLPCFLLVSLTITTINELETAQRRVSTMSHRKSVRRSARDKIITYTTVLIVLVFLIPELPHGIYRLVFLVYKHEGIFNEITTYHHHIIICVYEIVLIISFNANFWIYCFMMRDFRHKMLKLLTCGAFKRGLASLRSLSVSPKGSVRTTLSRSSSNASRNRVFSRTTSLHSTASEHVYAVIPMTPTRGYDNINYPEMSAMKAKEDDTNDDVFM, from the coding sequence ATGGAGAATATAACAGTTTCTACAGACATCTATTATTCTACTGAAAGCAATGATGACATTTCCACAGCTGATGTAACTGCTGGTAATGGCTCGTTTAGTGTGAATGATGCTTTCGCGTATTACTATGATGATAACACCACTGCAACATTTAATACCTCTTCCTATTACTACGATGAGTACTACGAAGACTATTATCTCGAAAtcttcaattttgaaatatacacgCTTGGATATGTTCAGCCAATACTCATTCTTCTGACAACGGTGACGAATTTATTCGTTGTTGGATTTTTCCTGACCAAGGAAAACCGCGGAAAGGCGACAAACCTCTTGTTTGTAAGTATAGCGTTCTCCGATACAATGACCGGCATCGCGTTACTGCCGAATGGTTTCGGCGTCTATGAAGCTGATCGAGATTACCTTACCAGAGAATGGTGTAACACTTACATGATCCTGAGATTTTATGTCTCTCCGGTGTTCCACACTGTTTCCGTCTGGCAGACGGTAGTTTTGTGTATCCAGAGATACTTGTGTGTTTGTCATCCATTCATTTCGGGACGTATATGTACATTCTGGAAAACGTTTGCAAGCATCGTTGTAATGTATTGCTTGGCTTTAGTAATGCACGTGTACCACTTGGTGgacaataaaattggacatttcAGATGCCGATGGCAAATGGAAATCCCTTGCAAGGAGTCATGCATGTATTTGTGGTTCTGTGTAACATTACAACACCTCCTTCCTTGTTTTCTGTTGGTCAGCTTGACTATTACCACGATAAACGAACTTGAAACGGCGCAAAGAAGGGTGTCAACGATGTCCCACAGGAAAAGTGTCCGCCGTTCTGCACGAGATAAAATCATCACCTACACCACCGTTCTTATTGTGCTAGTGTTCCTCATACCGGAACTCCCACATGGCATATATAGACTGGTGTTTTTAGTCTACAAACACGAAGGCATTTTCAATGAAATCACAACATATCATCATCACATCATTATATGCGTGTATGAAATTGTACTAATAATAAGCTTCAACGCCAACTTCTGGATCTATTGCTTCATGATGCGTGACTTCCGTCACAAGATGTTAAAACTTCTAACCTGCGGAGCTTTCAAACGCGGCTTAGCCAGTCTCCGGTCGCTCTCAGTGTCACCTAAAGGCAGCGTAAGAACAACGCTCTCGCGCAGTAGTTCAAACGCCAGTAGAAACAGGGTATTCAGTAGGACAACTTCCTTGCACTCCACGGCGTCGGAGCATGTCTATGCAGTCATTCCGATGACACCAACAAGAGGATACGATAATATCAATTATCCTGAGATGTCAGCCATGAAAGCAAAAGAAGATGACACGAATGATGACGTTTTTATGTAG